The genomic interval ATCGATCTTACCTGCGATCTTTAAGTGCCAACCTGTTCGTTTTGCAATCTCAATTGCCAAATGGGTTCCTTTCTCAGGTGAGATTCGTCCCAGGAAAGCCAGGTAGGGTGGATCGTCGGGTTTTGGATGAAAGACGAAGGCGGTTGGGTCAACGCCGTTGTAAACCGTCGCCACATAATTTAGCCCCAGATCCATGCGGCGTTGAGAGTGAGAGATACTGATGAAATTTTGGTGTTTATGATTCACATACATTTGCTCTATTAGTGGGGCAAAAATCCCATGAAGGGTGTGAACTGTTGGGGTTTTTACCAGATTGGCATAGGGCAGGGCTTGAAAATCGATGTGAGAATGGATGATGTCAAATTCGTTTGCCCGATCGTATACTTTGCTGAGTTGCATCATGCTATGGATATGCGCCTCGTGAGGCGATATTCCTAACTGCCGGAAAGATTTTGGAATGCTGGGTTCCAATGCGGCAAGAGTCATTGAATCTGCTGTGGCGAACAGCGTAACGTCATGTCCTCGCTGGACTAACTCATTCGTCAACAGTTCAACAACAAGTTCAGTGCCACCATAGGTTAAGGGAGGAACGCGCTCTCCTAAAGGGGCAACTTGGGCAATTCGCATTCGTGATTCTCCTAAAAACTGAGTCTAAAATGTTTATTAAAGCCACCCAACCAGGATCTGCTTTAGAAATTCTGATTGCCACGTTAAAGCTGAAAGATAAGCATTTGATGAGGAAATTCTGAGGCGGTTTCTAAGGAAATTCTGAATAGAAAAATTTTTGTTTTGATATAAGAAAACCTTTTTGTAAGGGGATTTTCAGCAATGAAAATCCCAACTCACGGTGCGTTACGCTTCGCTAACGGCACCCTACGACGGGTACAATTACCACCCCAACAGCTTCATGATTTCATCGGCAAGATGCAAAACATCGAACGGCTTGAAGATGACTCCAGCAAGGTCGAAAGGGCACAATTCTAGCCAATCGTCTGACAGGTCGGTTGCAGTGAACAAAATCACTGGGATCGACTGCGTAATTGGGTCGGTCTTTAAAGTTTGCAGCAGAGCCAGCCCCTCCCCATCCAGATTGAGATCCAGCAAAATCACGTCAGGATGGTGCCCTTTTGCTTGCTCTAGTCCCGCTTGTACAGACTCAGAGGTTATAACCTTCCAACCCTTGAGTCGTTCTAGCGTAACTTTAACAATGCGGTTTAGTTCAGGTTCGTCGTCAACGACAAGAATGCATCGATCGCCATAAGAAGAGGACATTACATTTAGGGTTACTCCATCTAGTTGGAACACGTTTTATCATGGAAATTTAGGCTGGTATTGGCAGCGTGAAGTAAAGTTTGCTGCCCCTCCCGAATTCACTCTCTGCCCAGATGCGTCCGTCATGCAGTTGCACAATCAGACGACAGATTGACAGCCCTAATCCTGTCCCTCCCTTTTGGCGAGAATCAGACATATTGACCTGTTGAAACTGCCCAAAGATGGTTTCTAGCTTCTCAGTTGGAATGCCCCGTCCCTGGTCGGTCACTTGAAATAAAACCTGCTGAGGTTGTGGCTCTACATTAACAGAGACGGTGGTTCCAGCAGGAGAAAATTTGACGGCATTGTTAATTAAATTCACCAGCACTTGCACTAGCCAATCCAGGTCTGCCCAAACCTGAATGTTTCCAGTGGACGATCGCAAATCCACCTGGTTCGCTTCTGCCAGGTTTTGCACACTGGAGAATGCCTGTTGCACCAGCGTTGCTGTCTCACACCATTGCTTTTTCAGTTCCACCTGTCCTGACTCCAGTCGGCTCAGTGCCAGAACATCATTCACCAGTCGTACCAATCGCTCGATATTGTTGTTGGCAATGCCCAGCATCTCTTTCGCCGTTGAGGGATCGTCATCCAAAACTCCGGTTGCCACGAGTCCCAGCGCCCCTCGGATGGAGGAAAGCGGTGTGCGAATTTCGTGGCTGATGATGGCAATGAATTCACGCTTCATCCGTTCTAACTCACGCTGTTGAGTGACATCCCGTACTATCAGCAGCCCGCCGTTATGCGTCTCACTGCCGCCGTGGAGCGGCGAATAGCGGGCTTCAATCCACTGGCGCTGTCTGGTTTTGGGGTGGGTAAAGTGAAAGTCGAAGGTCGTGACGGTTTCTTCTATGCCGGGATGAAAGCCTTGCAATGTTTTAGCGTCCAGGAGAAGGGAAAACACGGCTACTCCACGTCTGCTCATAACGTCTTCCTGTCGCAGTCCGGTCATCTGTTCCATGGCAGGGTTCCAGAGGGTGCAACAGCCAGCAGCATCAAAGGCAACAATGCCGTCTACGCTGCTGGTAATTAACAGGAGCGATCGCTCCTGTTCAGAACGTAGAGCGCTTTGCAACCGCACCTGGGCAGAAATGTCACGCCCCTCAACGATCACCCAGAGAATTTGATCGGTCTCGATCGCATAGACGGGTTTTGCGGATATATCGAAGGTGTGGACGTTGCTGCTGGCATCGAGAATGTTAACTTCTTGATGGAAAAGCTGTCCGGCGGCAGCTTGAGCGACTAACGTTTTGGCAATTTCCTGAAGTTCGGCGGTGGCATTCCAGGAGGGGAATTCCCAAAACGGTTTGCCAATGACAGCCTCACGCTCAACGTTCGCGAAGGTGAGCGGATTTTGATTGACTTCCAGCAACATTCCATCCGGGGTGAGCAAGCCGAGAAACTGGTACATTTGGTCGAAAACAGCTCGGAATTTGGCTTCGCTTTCCTGAAGGGCAATTTCTGCTCGTTTGCGATCGCTGATATCCACCACCACTGCAACCGCAGATTGAACTTGACCGAATGCATCCCGAACGGGTGACACACTTTTGCTGACCCAAACTTCAGAACCATTCTTGCAGATGTAACGCTTCTCAATGGTAAAGTCAATGCCTTCGCTGGCTAGGCGCTGGTATAGCTCAAGGTTGTGAGGTAAATCGTCAGGATGGGTCATGTCCTGCATCCGCTTGTGTAACAGTTCCTCCCTGGAATAGCCTGTGAGCTCGCTATATTTCTGGTTGACCAGGATGAGCCGTCCTGTCAGGTCGCCTTGAGCAATGCCCACTGTTACCTGGTTGACGATCGCCCGGAACCGCTCTTCGCTCTCGCGCAGTGCCTCCTCTGCTTGTTTGCGATCGGTGACATCTAAGGCACGTGACAGGATCGATATCAACTCACCTGCCTCATTCCTCAAGACAGAGTTATACCACTCGCAGTAAACGATTGAGCCATCTTTGGTATAGTTGCGGCTATACATCGTTTTGGACTGTTCATCCCCATTCACCAAGGGTTCAATGACCTCTCGGCGAGCGGCGGCTTCATCTTCAGCATGGACGAATCCCATATCGATCAGGCGTTTGCCAAGCACCTCCTGGCTTTTCCACCCAAAAACGTTTTCCGCCTGCGGTGACCACTGCACGACACGCAATTCAGAATCAAACTCCATCACAGCGAGTGGAGAGTTCATGACGTGATACGTCAGGCGTTGGTGAGCGACACGCAGTGCCTTCTCAGACTGCTTGCGAGCCGTGATATCTCGATAGAAAATGCCAAGCCCCTCCTCAGAAGGGTAGGCGTGAATCTCCAGCCAGATATCAAAGCTGGGCGGCAAGTAGTAGTGATGCTCAAAGTGAACCGGAATCTGCTCCGCCATTGCCCGTCGGTACTGATCCTCTAGGTTGGTACTGACTGATGCGGGCCATTCCTCCCAATGTGTTTTTCCCAGCACTTCTGTCAGTGGTTTGCCGTTGATTCGTTGCGCTGCCGCGTTTTGGTGGATAATCCG from Kovacikia minuta CCNUW1 carries:
- a CDS encoding PAS domain S-box protein; protein product: MSEADHHPFTRLPIYPSTHSPARPARILLADDNADMRHYVRRLLHQQYEVEVVSDGVAALAAIRQQMPDLVLTDVMMPRLDGFGLLQALRANPDTHQIPIMLLSARAGEESRLEGLAAGADDYLIKPFSARELLARVEATLKMARMRQEASQQERELRLISEAAQQQAEDAYNRINRLLESMTDAFTALDRDWRIIHQNAAAQRINGKPLTEVLGKTHWEEWPASVSTNLEDQYRRAMAEQIPVHFEHHYYLPPSFDIWLEIHAYPSEEGLGIFYRDITARKQSEKALRVAHQRLTYHVMNSPLAVMEFDSELRVVQWSPQAENVFGWKSQEVLGKRLIDMGFVHAEDEAAARREVIEPLVNGDEQSKTMYSRNYTKDGSIVYCEWYNSVLRNEAGELISILSRALDVTDRKQAEEALRESEERFRAIVNQVTVGIAQGDLTGRLILVNQKYSELTGYSREELLHKRMQDMTHPDDLPHNLELYQRLASEGIDFTIEKRYICKNGSEVWVSKSVSPVRDAFGQVQSAVAVVVDISDRKRAEIALQESEAKFRAVFDQMYQFLGLLTPDGMLLEVNQNPLTFANVEREAVIGKPFWEFPSWNATAELQEIAKTLVAQAAAGQLFHQEVNILDASSNVHTFDISAKPVYAIETDQILWVIVEGRDISAQVRLQSALRSEQERSLLLITSSVDGIVAFDAAGCCTLWNPAMEQMTGLRQEDVMSRRGVAVFSLLLDAKTLQGFHPGIEETVTTFDFHFTHPKTRQRQWIEARYSPLHGGSETHNGGLLIVRDVTQQRELERMKREFIAIISHEIRTPLSSIRGALGLVATGVLDDDPSTAKEMLGIANNNIERLVRLVNDVLALSRLESGQVELKKQWCETATLVQQAFSSVQNLAEANQVDLRSSTGNIQVWADLDWLVQVLVNLINNAVKFSPAGTTVSVNVEPQPQQVLFQVTDQGRGIPTEKLETIFGQFQQVNMSDSRQKGGTGLGLSICRLIVQLHDGRIWAESEFGRGSKLYFTLPIPA
- a CDS encoding response regulator, with protein sequence MSSSYGDRCILVVDDEPELNRIVKVTLERLKGWKVITSESVQAGLEQAKGHHPDVILLDLNLDGEGLALLQTLKTDPITQSIPVILFTATDLSDDWLELCPFDLAGVIFKPFDVLHLADEIMKLLGW
- a CDS encoding glycosyltransferase family 4 protein, producing the protein MRIAQVAPLGERVPPLTYGGTELVVELLTNELVQRGHDVTLFATADSMTLAALEPSIPKSFRQLGISPHEAHIHSMMQLSKVYDRANEFDIIHSHIDFQALPYANLVKTPTVHTLHGIFAPLIEQMYVNHKHQNFISISHSQRRMDLGLNYVATVYNGVDPTAFVFHPKPDDPPYLAFLGRISPEKGTHLAIEIAKRTGWHLKIAGKIDRVDMDYYEQDIKPHIDSKQIEFLGEANHVQKNALMGGAVATLFPITWQEPFGLVMTEAMVSGTPVIAMAMGSAPEIIAHGKTGFLCHTVEECIEALAKVDEIDRHACRQHVEQCFSLNSMVDGYEAVYQNVLADQFSRNGRLQFSSVVQ